The Gemmatimonadaceae bacterium genomic sequence GATTGCCCCGCAACTCCTCGAGCGACACGAAGCGCTCCAACGGCTCGACGCCACGAACGTCGACGCAGAACCAGCGCGGCGCCTCGCGCTTTGAGTCGGGGTCGTAGTGGTGATCCTTCGGATCGAACGCCGAGAGGTCCGGCTGCGCCTCCCGCGCCACCTCGGCGATCCCCGCGGCGCCAGGAGGTTCGGCACTCGAGTGGTAGATGATCACCTGGTCGCCGACCTTCATCTCCTGCATGAAGTTCCGCGCCTGATAGTTCCGCACGCCGTCCCACGACGTCGTTCTCCTGGGCGCGTTCATCAGGTCGTCGAAGGAAAACGTCGACGGTTCGGTCTTCATGAGCCAGTACTGCATGATCGAATGCGCTGGGATGGCCGAAAGGAGCAAAGGGGAAACCTCGCGCAGCAGCCGGGAACGGAAAAGGGCCGCCCCGGGGCGACCCTCTCCTGTGAGCCTGCACCCTGGACGCCGCCGCGTCAGTTCGCCGCAATCCCCTGCTTCGCGGCCCTGAGCATCACGTCGCCGAAGTGGTCGACTTCGTCCAGCGTCGTATACACGCTTGGCGTGACGCGGAGGCCATGAAACTCCGGGTGCACGATGGCCACCGTCATGATCCTGTGCTTCGACCAGAGCCAGCCCTGGAGCTTTGGCGTCTCGACGCCTTCCAGGTTGACGAGGCAGATCGCGCACGACTGCCGGTCATCGAGCGGCGTGAGCACGTTGAACCGGCCGTTCCCTTCGGCGAGCAGCCGCTTGGCCCACCGATCCCGCAGGTAGCGCAGTCGCGCGGCCTTGCGCTCGAGTCCGATGCCCCGATTGAACGCCGCGGCAAGCGAGATGGCGTTGTGGTTCGCGGCGGGATGCGTGCCGATCTCCTCGTACTTCCGGATGTTCGCCACCTGCTCCTTTGACGCCGCCATCAGTGGCCACAGCTTCGGGATCTTCTCGCGACGAACGTAGAGGAAGCCCGTGCCGATGGGCGCAAAGAGCCACTTGTGCAGCGAAGTGCCGTAGTAGTCGCAGCCGAGGTCGTCGCGCGTGAACGGGAAATGCGCGAACGCGTGCGCTCCGTCGATCAGCACCTCGATGCCCTTCTCACGCCCCATCTCCACGATGCGGCGGATCGGGAGGATCTGACCCGTGAGATTGGTGATGTGCGTGAGCTCGATGACCCGGGTGCGCGGCGTGATGGCGGCCCGGAACTGATCGACGATGTAGTCGTCGGACGGCGGGGGAACGCGAAACGAGATCTGTTTGACGACGATCCCCTCGCGGCGCGCGCGCTGGTCCCACGTGGTGATCATCCGACCATAGTTCTGGTTGGTGATGATCACCTCATCGCCGCGCTGGAGGTCGAGCCCAAGGATCATCGTCTCGTTGGCCTCCGACGCGTTGCGCGTGATGGCCATCTCCTCGGGATCGCAGCCGAACATCTTCGCGAGGTCCCGGCGCACCAGTTCGATCCGCGGCTCGAGATCCTGCCACATGGTCCAGACCGGCATCTGGTTGGACCACTTGAGGTCGCGGAACATGGACTCGAGGACGTGGGTCGGCGTGGGGCTCACGCCGCCATTGTTCAGGTTCACCGTGGTCCGGTCGTCATCGAAGGCCCGCTGGATCTGCGCCCAGTAGTCCTCGTCCGTCGCCGCGCCCTGCGCCGTCTTTCCGGCGACGATTTCGTCGGCACGGAAGATCGTGGAGAGCGAGTCCGGCCTGAACGCCGGGAGCGCGACTCCCATGCGCACCATCTTGTTGACGAATCCACGCCGGTCGGTCATCGCTGGTCCTCGCTGTGTGAGTGACGCCCCGAAATCAGGGCCGCGTCGCGCCCGTGGGAAAGGGCGAATGTGCAAACGTGCGCCAGTCCCTGCCACCACCAGCGTCGCCCGATGCGCACCACCGCCCATGCCGGCGGCCGGAAGCAAGGCACACCGCCAACACACCCTCACCTGCGTCGCCCCGACGGTGCCGGGTCGCCGCCTGCACCGCGCACCGGCAAGGGCGCGGCGGTTCCACTGTGTTCGCTGGGGTTGGCGGGAGGCGACGCGCCTTCAGAGTCGCTGGGGCTGCGGCAGATCCAGAGTGAACGAGAATCGCGTCCCCTGCTCGAGTTCTGTTTCCACCTTCAGTTCTCCGCCCATGGCCCGAACCAGTTTCTGGCAGATCGAGAGCCCGAGTCCCGCGCTGGAAAACGCGTAGTCCCCCGGCATCTGGCGCTGGCGAAAGGCCTCGAACAGGTGCGCCATCACGCGAGGCGGGATGCCCCGACCCGTGTCGGCAACGGCGAACTCCACCTGCACGCGGTCGAGTTCGCGAACGGTCACTTCGACGGAGCCCGCGTTCGTGAACTTGATCGCGTTGGTGGCCAGGTTGAGCAGCACGCGATTGAGCGCGGCAGGGTGCCCGATGCGCTGATCCGCGACCGGTCCGGTACACTGCATCGTCAGGCGCTTCTCCTCCGCCATGGGCCGCAGGATGTCGACCATCGACTGCAGGACGTCGGACACGGCGAACGGAATGGGCTGTGTGTCGAGCAGCGTTGTGCCGCCACGCGCGAGTTCGATGACGTCACCGGCGAGCGCGCTGAGGCCGAACGCCGCCGAGTAGATGAGGCCGAGCTGACGCTGCTGGATCGGAGGCACCTCGCCGCCCACGCCATTGCGCAGGCGCTCGGCGAGGATGAGGATCGACCCAAGGGGCGAGCGCATGTCGTGCGCCA encodes the following:
- a CDS encoding EVE domain-containing protein, with protein sequence MQYWLMKTEPSTFSFDDLMNAPRRTTSWDGVRNYQARNFMQEMKVGDQVIIYHSSAEPPGAAGIAEVAREAQPDLSAFDPKDHHYDPDSKREAPRWFCVDVRGVEPLERFVSLEELRGNPALSGMRLLQRGNRLSVLPVSAAEFRAIRAMAKRTPR
- a CDS encoding aminotransferase class V-fold PLP-dependent enzyme, which gives rise to MTDRRGFVNKMVRMGVALPAFRPDSLSTIFRADEIVAGKTAQGAATDEDYWAQIQRAFDDDRTTVNLNNGGVSPTPTHVLESMFRDLKWSNQMPVWTMWQDLEPRIELVRRDLAKMFGCDPEEMAITRNASEANETMILGLDLQRGDEVIITNQNYGRMITTWDQRARREGIVVKQISFRVPPPSDDYIVDQFRAAITPRTRVIELTHITNLTGQILPIRRIVEMGREKGIEVLIDGAHAFAHFPFTRDDLGCDYYGTSLHKWLFAPIGTGFLYVRREKIPKLWPLMAASKEQVANIRKYEEIGTHPAANHNAISLAAAFNRGIGLERKAARLRYLRDRWAKRLLAEGNGRFNVLTPLDDRQSCAICLVNLEGVETPKLQGWLWSKHRIMTVAIVHPEFHGLRVTPSVYTTLDEVDHFGDVMLRAAKQGIAAN
- a CDS encoding HAMP domain-containing histidine kinase codes for the protein MTSVPDPPPDEAAGAPRPARRRARKAAPASPALPPAGVDDAWSILARAGADVLAHWQETDHSSITTADLQLTLGALNDAARAAAAGAPRAPEGIPSFVPARRVLERWRHAFLRRCGTAAPVDVVTVVRAIEAVQEALDHDAAHRFAMRLTGHDAQQLVVEMAHDMRSPLGSILILAERLRNGVGGEVPPIQQRQLGLIYSAAFGLSALAGDVIELARGGTTLLDTQPIPFAVSDVLQSMVDILRPMAEEKRLTMQCTGPVADQRIGHPAALNRVLLNLATNAIKFTNAGSVEVTVRELDRVQVEFAVADTGRGIPPRVMAHLFEAFRQRQMPGDYAFSSAGLGLSICQKLVRAMGGELKVETELEQGTRFSFTLDLPQPQRL